GAACAGCAGCTGTTATATTGACATTCAAGTGGACTAATGCAACAAATACAAAGCAAATAAAGACAGCACAATAAATTGATCAAGAACATATCAAATTACCAAGTCCCTACCAACTAAATGTTCCATTTGATAAACTGTAATTTACCAACACCAACTTAGCAATAAGTTATAGCAACTTACTGATGTAACAAACTGCAAAGTAGACACAGTCAACAAAACAAATTAGACTACTGTTCCATTGATCCATCAAATTAAAGATCTAAACAAGAACTTTATTTTAGATTTATTCGAAAACATTAATGAACACGACAAGGATTTCGGTTATATCTACCATACCCTTATTACTGAACAAGAAAACAACTACATGGAAACACACAAATTGCAAAACTAATTAAAAAAATTACTATAAAGTTACTTTGTTTTCAATATCATTTTTGAACTTTTTCCTTTGTTCTGACCACTGATGAGCATCTGAGTAAAGACAATCTGATTTAAATTTCGGAGGAGTAAATAGGAATTGGATAATTCACAAATAGGATTCATGATTATGTATATGTGTATAGCATAAAAAATGGCAGTTCATGGCAGGTGCCAAGATCCAATGTGTGAAGTCCACTCACATGGTACATCGCAACTAAAACGTTATTACAACATAATTTGGGCATATTATTGTAACATGACTGAGAAGTTACTGATTCGCATGACTTACCGATGTCTGAGTGATCTGAAGAGAAAAGTTACGGCAAGATAAATAAGACCCACGTAGGAAAGTACTGTAATTAAGCTGTAAAAATGCAAAgaacaaaaaaaaaattactcGTTAGTTCTACCTTGGAACAAAATAACAGTTAAACGTAACTAATTTTTACATCTTTAAGGCAATAAACATATGGATTAGTGAATACTTTAGGCATTAATATTCTGACCTTATTAAGATCTGTGGTGTAAGAAGATGACATTATGACAGAAGTTCCCATTCCAAAGATAAATGCTGATCTTGATTCATCTCTCCACATGACTAGATCAACTGAAAATCACATTCAAAGAATAATTTAATCTGTGCTCAAATTCTAAGTGTTTTAATAAATAAGAATAATACTAATTGGCTTTATTACTGAAAACAAAAGTTTACCTAAACTCTGCAGTTTGCTGTGTCTCTTGGGCACTGAACAATATCCATCTGCAACTGGAACTAAATGGCAAAGAGAAAAGAACAATCAAGAATGATACCGAGCAAACCTATGACATTGAACTGTTGACTTTCAGAATAAGGACTGATAAGTAAAAATTAAAAAGAGGATTAGCAAAGCAGAAAAAATAACATACTTGGTTCAGTTTTTGTGGGTTTCGAGACAATTCTGGGATGGATCGCACCAGGAGTAGTCTGTTTCTTGACTGTTGTTGAAGTGGGAGCCGATTTTAAGTTATTTTCTTCAATTCTCTGTTCTTCCACCATAATCTTTTTGGCCTTCTGTTCTGGAATGCCAATTT
This portion of the Apium graveolens cultivar Ventura unplaced genomic scaffold, ASM990537v1 ctg3099, whole genome shotgun sequence genome encodes:
- the LOC141700929 gene encoding uncharacterized protein LOC141700929 — its product is MVEEQRIEENNLKSAPTSTTVKKQTTPGAIHPRIVSKPTKTEPIPVADGYCSVPKRHSKLQSLVDLVMWRDESRSAFIFGMGTSVIMSSSYTTDLNKVRILMPKVFTNPYVYCLKDVKISYV